The following are from one region of the Aequoribacter fuscus genome:
- a CDS encoding HIT domain-containing protein, with protein sequence MTAFALDALLDADTYSVTDLSLSRVLLMNDARFPWVILVPRRPNCAEWLDFSSDDQQVLLQEQLRVMAVLQELTGAHKLNVANLGNMVRQFHLHIIARFETDVAWPGPVWGQGAREAYSDAEANAFVSALQQALR encoded by the coding sequence ATGACAGCGTTTGCGCTTGATGCTCTTTTAGATGCCGATACTTACTCGGTGACTGATCTGTCGCTCAGCCGTGTATTACTCATGAACGATGCGCGCTTCCCCTGGGTCATTCTCGTTCCTCGCCGGCCGAACTGCGCGGAATGGCTAGATTTTAGTAGCGATGATCAACAGGTCTTACTGCAAGAACAACTGCGCGTGATGGCCGTGTTGCAAGAGTTGACAGGTGCACACAAGCTCAACGTTGCGAACTTGGGAAATATGGTGAGGCAATTTCATTTGCACATCATCGCGCGTTTCGAGACGGATGTTGCATGGCCCGGTCCTGTTTGGGGACAAGGTGCACGCGAGGCGTATTCTGACGCTGAGGCTAACGCGTTCGTGTCGGCGCTGCAGCAAGCCCTAAGGTAA
- a CDS encoding SufE family protein yields MLITERAQAIEDDLSFFDAWEDKYRYIIDLGKTLPEFDSSKRDDEHLVRGCQSQVWIDADVGSGTLNLSVDSDAFIVKGLLAVVLAAYQGLTPKAALEFDVDGYFNRLELITHLSPTRGNGLRAMVSKIRDIAVSALS; encoded by the coding sequence ATGTTGATTACAGAACGTGCACAAGCGATCGAAGATGACCTCAGTTTTTTTGATGCGTGGGAAGACAAGTATCGATACATCATTGATTTGGGTAAGACCTTACCAGAGTTTGACTCAAGCAAGCGCGACGACGAGCACTTGGTTCGAGGTTGTCAAAGCCAGGTTTGGATCGATGCCGACGTGGGATCAGGTACCTTAAACCTAAGCGTTGATAGCGATGCCTTCATTGTGAAAGGTTTACTCGCTGTTGTGCTAGCGGCTTACCAGGGTTTAACGCCTAAGGCGGCGCTAGAGTTTGATGTCGACGGGTATTTCAATCGTTTAGAACTGATCACGCATTTGTCGCCAACGCGAGGCAATGGACTGCGGGCCATGGTCTCTAAAATTCGCGATATTGCTGTTTCGGCTCTGAGTTGA
- the sufT gene encoding putative Fe-S cluster assembly protein SufT translates to MSSQERTLLTTQREVLGRLVPVGTPVTVPAHSFVTLTQALGGNYTIVHAGNMVRIDGTDADALGLEPLDLKFEDPQDGSVVEAYVWEALGTVFDPEVPVDLVNLGLVYDVVIDQAQGSVAITMTLTAPGCGMGDVLVGDVRARVACVPNVKTVAVNLVFSPPWSREMMSEEAQLATGMFY, encoded by the coding sequence GTGAGCAGCCAAGAAAGAACCTTGTTAACTACTCAGCGTGAAGTGCTGGGTCGATTGGTACCTGTTGGCACTCCGGTGACCGTGCCGGCTCACAGTTTTGTGACGCTGACGCAAGCCTTGGGTGGCAACTACACCATTGTTCACGCTGGCAATATGGTCCGAATCGATGGTACCGATGCCGATGCTTTAGGGTTAGAACCTTTGGATCTTAAATTTGAAGATCCGCAGGATGGTTCTGTCGTCGAGGCCTACGTGTGGGAGGCATTGGGAACGGTTTTTGACCCCGAGGTACCGGTGGATTTGGTTAACCTAGGTTTGGTTTACGATGTCGTGATCGATCAAGCGCAAGGCTCTGTAGCCATTACGATGACGCTAACGGCGCCCGGGTGTGGCATGGGCGATGTGTTGGTGGGTGATGTGCGAGCTCGAGTAGCCTGCGTACCCAACGTGAAAACGGTGGCAGTAAACTTGGTCTTCAGTCCACCCTGGAGCCGTGAGATGATGTCAGAAGAAGCTCAGTTAGCGACGGGAATGTTTTATTAA
- a CDS encoding HesB/IscA family protein gives MSVEVFDVNAAPISVTPAAVRHLLKQLALSGKKGIRLSVKESGCTGFMYVLDEVDVGQAEDITLQEDALTLWLDPESLSIIRGTQLDFVFEGLNRVLKFNNPNVTAACGCGESFSVEEGVSYS, from the coding sequence ATGAGTGTAGAAGTTTTTGATGTGAATGCGGCGCCAATATCTGTGACCCCCGCTGCGGTTCGCCACTTACTCAAACAGCTTGCCTTGTCGGGTAAAAAGGGCATTCGTTTGTCGGTAAAAGAGAGCGGTTGCACCGGGTTTATGTACGTGCTCGATGAAGTTGACGTCGGACAGGCAGAGGATATCACCCTGCAAGAGGATGCGCTGACTCTCTGGCTAGATCCAGAAAGTCTGTCGATTATTCGTGGCACCCAGCTCGATTTTGTATTCGAAGGGTTGAATCGAGTGCTAAAATTCAATAACCCGAATGTCACGGCTGCCTGCGGCTGTGGCGAGAGCTTTAGCGTTGAAGAGGGTGTTTCATACTCGTGA
- a CDS encoding aminotransferase class V-fold PLP-dependent enzyme → MQVSKYFDVDLARADFPLLAQEVNGQPLVYLDNAATTQKPRAVIQALAHYYQMDNSNVHRGAHAVADRATRAFEAARSRVARFINAEQVEEVIWTRGTTESINLVAQTFGRMVLNEGDVVLVPVSEHHANIVPWQMVAQARGARVISIPLTPTCDIDLEAFDALLAQHSVKIVAVNQVSNALGTINPVADMIARAKAAGAAVLIDGAQGVAHSSVDVQALGADFYVFSGHKLYGPTGIGVLWGKKDLLDAMPPYQGGGEMIETVSFDGTTYNQVPFKFEAGTPNIAGAIGLAAAIEYLEGVGIDNAVAHEESLMHYLLDAVAEMTHVQRVGSPQRSVGIFSFLVPGTHPSDIGMLLDQQGVAIRTGHHCTQPLMQYLNAPGTARASLSFYNTRNDVDAFVQALDKACRLLV, encoded by the coding sequence ATGCAAGTGAGTAAGTATTTTGACGTAGACTTGGCGCGCGCTGATTTTCCTTTGCTGGCGCAAGAGGTAAACGGCCAGCCGCTAGTGTACTTGGATAATGCCGCAACGACGCAAAAGCCGCGCGCAGTGATTCAAGCTTTAGCGCACTATTATCAGATGGATAATTCCAATGTGCATCGCGGCGCGCATGCGGTAGCCGACCGAGCGACACGCGCGTTTGAGGCGGCTAGGTCCCGTGTTGCGAGATTTATCAATGCCGAGCAAGTGGAAGAGGTCATTTGGACCCGAGGTACTACTGAGAGTATTAACCTAGTCGCGCAAACCTTCGGTCGAATGGTCCTGAACGAGGGGGATGTGGTTTTAGTGCCGGTATCCGAGCACCATGCCAACATCGTGCCCTGGCAGATGGTAGCGCAAGCAAGAGGCGCCAGAGTCATCTCAATACCTTTGACGCCAACCTGCGACATTGATTTAGAGGCCTTCGATGCTCTGCTGGCACAGCACTCGGTGAAGATTGTGGCAGTGAATCAGGTCTCAAATGCTCTGGGTACAATCAACCCTGTTGCCGACATGATCGCCAGAGCAAAAGCGGCGGGGGCTGCAGTCTTGATCGACGGGGCTCAGGGGGTAGCGCACAGTTCCGTTGACGTCCAAGCGCTCGGTGCAGATTTTTACGTGTTTTCGGGGCACAAGCTCTACGGTCCGACTGGTATTGGCGTGTTGTGGGGTAAAAAAGACTTGTTAGACGCCATGCCGCCCTACCAAGGGGGTGGTGAGATGATCGAGACTGTGAGTTTCGACGGCACAACGTACAACCAAGTGCCCTTCAAATTTGAAGCAGGAACTCCCAACATTGCTGGCGCTATCGGTTTGGCCGCGGCTATCGAGTATCTTGAGGGCGTGGGTATCGATAACGCCGTCGCGCATGAAGAGTCGCTGATGCACTATCTGCTTGACGCTGTTGCGGAGATGACTCACGTCCAGCGTGTTGGAAGTCCTCAGCGGTCTGTGGGTATCTTCAGCTTTTTGGTGCCGGGCACACACCCTAGCGATATAGGTATGCTGTTAGATCAACAGGGCGTAGCCATCAGAACGGGGCACCACTGCACCCAGCCTCTGATGCAGTACTTAAATGCTCCCGGTACCGCCAGAGCCTCGCTAAGTTTTTATAACACCAGAAATGATGTTGATGCGTTTGTACAGGCATTGGATAAAGCCTGTCGGCTGTTAGTTTAG
- the sufD gene encoding Fe-S cluster assembly protein SufD, whose protein sequence is MIGQVFESAIAAARADAPGWLRPKIDVAAMALAATPIPNRKSEHWKYAPLTGLVLPELEAHNGHLDAAAAPDLGACRIEVTREGIQVNGSPSGQLPPGVKVRDFSDLDELGAARVLDLMGSAAKDRSGIISTLSDATLGLGLWIDIADDADISTPLQLIWQQDSTWLSARLLVTAGRNCRASIIEHFGAGSLANSQQNGVTELFLAAGANLDYCRSNTHGSNQTFFGGVFAKLSRDATLTAFAYAAGAKLCRNEWGLLFAGAGAHAELNGIYLPAGREVVDFHTTLEHAAAHCTSEETFRGIIGDRANAIFNGRIHIHPDAQKTVAQLSNKNLLTSDQAQVNTKPELEIYANDVQCAHGATVAQINDEAIHYCRTRGITESVAAQLIGIGFVVSLFERIAYTPLRDWLSDQARQRCLTLVAGDASE, encoded by the coding sequence ATGATTGGGCAGGTGTTCGAGTCTGCAATTGCCGCGGCGCGAGCCGATGCGCCTGGTTGGTTGCGCCCAAAAATCGATGTGGCCGCAATGGCGCTAGCAGCAACGCCGATTCCGAATCGCAAGAGCGAGCATTGGAAGTACGCGCCTTTAACAGGTCTGGTCCTCCCCGAGCTCGAGGCACATAATGGCCATTTAGACGCGGCAGCGGCACCCGATCTCGGCGCTTGTCGAATTGAGGTGACACGCGAGGGTATTCAGGTTAACGGATCCCCATCGGGTCAGTTGCCACCGGGTGTCAAAGTTCGAGATTTTTCCGATCTCGATGAGTTAGGTGCTGCTCGCGTGCTGGATTTAATGGGGTCCGCTGCGAAAGATCGTAGTGGCATTATTAGCACCTTGAGTGATGCGACGCTGGGTTTGGGCCTCTGGATTGACATCGCCGACGATGCGGATATCAGCACCCCTCTACAGCTGATTTGGCAACAAGATAGCACGTGGTTGTCAGCACGCTTGCTCGTGACCGCGGGCCGCAATTGTCGCGCGAGCATCATCGAACATTTTGGCGCAGGCTCGTTAGCAAATTCTCAACAGAACGGCGTCACTGAGTTATTTTTGGCCGCCGGGGCCAACCTAGATTATTGCCGATCCAACACGCACGGCAGTAACCAAACGTTTTTTGGCGGGGTATTCGCTAAGTTAAGCCGCGACGCTACCCTTACTGCCTTTGCCTATGCTGCCGGCGCAAAGCTCTGTCGTAATGAGTGGGGGCTACTATTTGCGGGAGCGGGTGCTCACGCAGAGTTGAACGGTATTTACTTGCCGGCAGGGCGCGAAGTGGTCGATTTTCACACGACCTTGGAGCACGCGGCAGCCCATTGCACCAGTGAGGAAACGTTCAGAGGCATTATCGGTGACAGGGCCAATGCCATTTTTAATGGGCGTATTCATATACACCCCGACGCCCAAAAAACTGTCGCGCAATTGTCGAATAAAAACTTGCTGACCTCCGACCAGGCGCAGGTCAATACCAAGCCTGAGCTGGAAATTTATGCCAACGACGTGCAGTGCGCCCATGGCGCGACCGTGGCGCAAATCAATGACGAAGCTATCCACTATTGCCGTACGCGCGGCATTACTGAGTCCGTCGCGGCACAGCTGATTGGTATTGGGTTCGTGGTGTCTTTGTTTGAGCGTATTGCTTACACACCTTTGCGCGACTGGTTGAGTGATCAAGCTAGGCAGCGCTGCCTCACCTTAGTCGCAGGTGATGCAAGTGAGTAA
- the sufC gene encoding Fe-S cluster assembly ATPase SufC yields MLSIKELRASVEDKDILQGLSLDVGPGEVHAIMGPNGAGKSTLGHVLSGRPGYEVVSGSVDFDGRDLFAMETEERAQAGLFLAFQYPVEIPGVSNMEFLKASVDAVREAKSLEALDSVSFMKRAREACKAVNLSVDFLKRGVNEGFSGGEKKRNELMQMMLLEPKLCILDETDSGLDIDALQVVAAGVNAMRSADRSFIVVTHYQRLLDYIEPDFVHVLAGGRIVRSGGKELALELESKGYAWLDGAA; encoded by the coding sequence ATGTTATCTATTAAAGAATTGCGAGCATCCGTTGAAGACAAAGACATCCTGCAAGGTTTGTCTCTAGACGTCGGGCCCGGCGAAGTACATGCCATCATGGGCCCCAATGGCGCGGGGAAAAGCACGCTGGGTCATGTGTTGTCGGGCCGTCCGGGTTACGAGGTCGTGTCGGGTTCGGTGGACTTTGATGGTCGAGATTTATTCGCAATGGAAACTGAGGAACGTGCTCAAGCCGGCCTGTTCTTGGCTTTCCAGTATCCAGTAGAAATTCCCGGTGTCAGCAACATGGAATTTTTAAAGGCCAGTGTAGACGCGGTGCGAGAGGCGAAGAGCCTCGAAGCTTTGGACAGCGTCAGTTTTATGAAACGTGCTCGAGAGGCGTGTAAAGCGGTTAATTTGAGCGTGGATTTTCTGAAGCGTGGGGTTAACGAAGGTTTTTCGGGGGGCGAGAAAAAACGCAACGAGCTGATGCAAATGATGCTGCTTGAGCCCAAGCTTTGCATTCTAGACGAGACGGACAGCGGCCTGGATATCGACGCCTTACAAGTCGTCGCGGCGGGTGTGAATGCGATGCGTTCAGCCGATCGATCGTTCATTGTCGTAACACACTACCAGCGGCTGCTGGATTACATTGAGCCCGATTTTGTGCATGTGCTGGCCGGTGGCAGAATCGTTCGCTCGGGTGGCAAAGAATTAGCCTTAGAGCTCGAGAGTAAAGGCTATGCTTGGTTGGATGGTGCCGCATGA
- the sufB gene encoding Fe-S cluster assembly protein SufB, with amino-acid sequence MANEHINEVIEREYTPGFTTNIESDTLPPGLDESVIRTISARKEEPEWLLEWRLDAYRRWLEMTPPEWAQVQYPPIDHNSISYFSMPKSMADKPKSLDEVDPELLATYEKLGIPLHEQAMLAGVAVDAVFDSVSVATTFRENLAEAGVIFCSISEAAREYPDLVRQYLGSVVPKTDNYYAALNSAVYSDGSFVYIPKGVRCPMELSTYFRINESNTGQFERTLIVAAEGSHVSYLEGCTAPMRDENQLHAAVVELVALDDAEIKYSTVQNWYPGDAEGKGGIYNFVTKRGVAHNRAKISWTQVETGSAITWKYPSCVLKGDDSVGEFYSVALTHNHQQADTGTKMIHLGRNTKSTIISKGISAGQSSNAYRGLVRMSPRAVGARNYTQCDSLLIGDRCAAHTFPYIESKQPSAVIEHEATTSKVSDDQLYLCQQRGIDPEKAVSMIVNGFCKEVFKELPMEFAMEAGKLLEVSLEGSVG; translated from the coding sequence ATGGCGAACGAACACATTAACGAAGTAATCGAGCGAGAATATACGCCCGGTTTTACCACGAATATTGAATCAGATACTTTGCCGCCGGGGCTTGATGAATCGGTAATACGCACGATATCGGCGCGCAAAGAAGAGCCCGAGTGGCTGCTGGAATGGCGCCTTGATGCTTACCGACGCTGGCTCGAGATGACACCGCCGGAGTGGGCGCAAGTGCAGTATCCGCCGATTGATCACAACTCAATATCGTATTTCTCGATGCCAAAATCGATGGCGGACAAGCCCAAGAGTTTGGACGAAGTCGATCCAGAACTGCTGGCGACCTACGAGAAGTTGGGAATTCCTTTGCACGAGCAGGCTATGTTGGCGGGAGTGGCTGTCGATGCTGTGTTTGATTCGGTTTCGGTAGCAACCACCTTTCGCGAGAATTTGGCCGAAGCGGGCGTGATTTTTTGCTCGATTTCAGAAGCGGCTCGGGAATACCCAGATTTGGTGCGCCAGTATCTGGGATCGGTTGTTCCTAAGACCGATAACTACTACGCTGCACTCAATAGCGCGGTGTATAGCGACGGCTCCTTTGTTTACATCCCAAAGGGCGTGCGTTGCCCGATGGAGCTGTCAACTTACTTCCGCATCAACGAAAGTAATACGGGGCAGTTTGAGAGAACGCTCATCGTTGCTGCTGAGGGCAGTCACGTAAGTTACCTAGAGGGCTGTACGGCTCCGATGCGCGATGAAAATCAATTGCACGCTGCGGTAGTTGAGTTGGTAGCTTTAGATGATGCAGAGATCAAATACTCGACGGTTCAAAACTGGTACCCCGGTGATGCCGAGGGCAAAGGTGGTATCTACAATTTTGTGACCAAACGCGGTGTGGCTCACAATCGCGCGAAGATATCCTGGACGCAGGTTGAAACCGGCTCAGCAATCACTTGGAAATACCCATCCTGTGTCCTGAAAGGTGACGATAGTGTGGGTGAGTTTTACTCAGTCGCTTTAACGCATAATCACCAGCAAGCGGATACCGGTACGAAGATGATCCACTTGGGGCGCAATACTAAGTCGACGATTATTTCGAAAGGCATTTCTGCTGGGCAAAGCTCGAACGCCTATCGAGGTTTGGTGCGCATGAGTCCTCGGGCTGTGGGGGCGCGGAACTACACGCAGTGTGACTCGCTATTAATTGGTGATCGCTGTGCGGCTCATACCTTTCCCTACATCGAAAGCAAACAGCCTAGCGCTGTAATCGAGCACGAGGCAACAACATCCAAGGTCAGTGACGATCAGCTGTACCTCTGCCAGCAGCGCGGCATAGACCCCGAAAAAGCGGTGTCCATGATCGTAAACGGCTTCTGCAAAGAAGTCTTTAAGGAGCTGCCCATGGAGTTTGCGATGGAAGCAGGCAAATTATTAGAAGTCAGTCTAGAAGGTTCGGTGGGCTAG
- a CDS encoding Fe-S cluster assembly transcription factor has translation MRLTTKGRYAVTSMLDLALHREHGPIPLAGISARQDISLSYLEQLFAQLRKHGLVKSVRGPGGGYYLGKSLEVISVADVIEAVNEDTDATRCRGRGSCQKGATCLTHHLWSGLSDQIRDFLRNISLADLVVREEIREIASIQDQRVQTTIERVTSLLHD, from the coding sequence ATGCGTTTGACTACGAAAGGACGTTACGCCGTGACGTCTATGCTTGATCTGGCTTTGCATCGCGAGCACGGCCCCATACCACTGGCGGGTATATCAGCGAGGCAGGATATTTCGCTTTCGTATTTAGAGCAGCTGTTTGCTCAGCTGCGTAAACATGGCCTCGTAAAAAGTGTTCGAGGTCCAGGTGGCGGATATTACTTAGGCAAATCGCTCGAAGTGATCAGCGTTGCTGATGTTATCGAGGCGGTCAACGAGGACACGGATGCCACGCGTTGCCGGGGAAGGGGATCTTGTCAAAAAGGTGCGACCTGTTTGACACACCATCTTTGGTCCGGTTTAAGCGATCAAATACGCGACTTTCTGCGTAACATAAGTTTGGCCGATTTGGTGGTCCGCGAAGAGATTCGTGAAATCGCGTCCATTCAAGATCAAAGAGTTCAAACAACTATTGAACGTGTGACCAGCTTGTTACACGACTAG
- a CDS encoding long-chain-fatty-acid--CoA ligase, with translation MLIHQAIDYHARRRPNQLALITDSTQYDYHSLQQRSLNLAQALLAQGVNSGERIGLLGQNSIDHMVAFTACSRIGAVSVPLNYRLAPPETAYVCDDANIRLILILEPSVEALAYAIADARDGESVFMSDLNESHLPLTAAMLETQSPPISSPDDLSEQHATLQLYTSGTTGKPKGVALSHRNLSALMNNLSNANPGVLGVDGMDLVCAPMFHIGGAGSTIVPLLCGGAVVMHEAFNPKAVLEAIQKHRIREMFMVPAMILSLLRDVPNFDQYDLSSLDVIGYGAAPISPTLLKEAVERFKCGFNQYYGMTETCGTVVALSPEVHQRALQGEPELLQAAGQTCLGVEAKVCDSTGVEVPMGETGEIWLRSANNMLHYFNLPEATAKTLVGGWVLTGDAGYINEEGFIFLRDRIKDMVLSGGENIYPVEVENVLAQLPGVRETAVIGVPDEKYGEALLAFIAMNEGFTPPSTQEMIDFCRDKLAGYKIPRKLEIIDALPRNPTGKIQKMVLREPFWKNTNRRIG, from the coding sequence GTGTTAATCCATCAAGCTATTGACTATCACGCCCGGCGGCGTCCAAACCAGTTGGCCTTAATCACCGACAGCACTCAATACGATTACCACAGCCTTCAGCAGCGAAGCCTGAACTTAGCACAAGCGCTGCTCGCGCAGGGAGTAAACTCTGGAGAGCGTATCGGCTTATTGGGTCAGAACAGCATCGACCACATGGTCGCCTTCACCGCTTGCAGTCGGATTGGCGCGGTCTCGGTACCGCTCAATTATCGGCTCGCTCCACCCGAAACTGCCTACGTTTGTGATGATGCGAACATTCGGCTGATTTTGATATTGGAGCCTTCAGTCGAAGCATTAGCGTACGCCATAGCCGACGCCCGCGACGGCGAGTCGGTGTTTATGTCGGATTTAAACGAGTCTCATCTGCCTCTTACTGCCGCAATGCTTGAGACCCAAAGCCCCCCAATCAGCTCGCCTGACGACTTAAGCGAACAGCATGCCACCCTGCAGCTTTACACGAGTGGCACCACCGGAAAGCCTAAGGGTGTAGCGCTGAGTCATCGCAATTTGAGTGCGCTGATGAACAATTTGTCGAACGCTAACCCAGGCGTACTGGGCGTCGATGGCATGGATCTGGTGTGTGCTCCCATGTTCCACATTGGCGGTGCCGGTTCCACCATCGTGCCGCTGCTGTGCGGCGGCGCTGTGGTTATGCATGAAGCGTTCAACCCAAAAGCCGTTCTTGAGGCCATCCAAAAGCATCGCATTCGCGAAATGTTCATGGTTCCCGCCATGATTTTGTCTTTGCTGCGTGATGTGCCTAATTTTGACCAGTACGATCTAAGCTCATTGGATGTGATAGGCTACGGCGCAGCACCTATCTCACCTACGCTGCTAAAAGAAGCGGTCGAACGATTCAAGTGTGGTTTTAACCAGTACTACGGCATGACCGAGACCTGCGGCACTGTTGTTGCCCTGTCACCTGAAGTTCACCAACGCGCACTGCAGGGTGAGCCTGAACTGCTGCAAGCTGCAGGTCAAACCTGTCTTGGCGTGGAGGCCAAGGTGTGCGATAGCACCGGCGTGGAAGTTCCCATGGGTGAAACGGGCGAAATCTGGCTGCGATCAGCCAATAATATGCTGCACTACTTCAATTTACCCGAGGCTACTGCCAAAACGCTGGTTGGTGGCTGGGTGCTTACGGGTGACGCGGGCTACATAAATGAAGAGGGCTTCATCTTTTTGCGCGACAGGATCAAAGACATGGTGCTTAGCGGCGGTGAAAATATTTATCCCGTTGAGGTCGAAAACGTACTCGCGCAACTCCCCGGCGTTCGAGAAACCGCTGTTATCGGTGTACCGGATGAAAAATACGGTGAAGCGTTGTTAGCTTTCATTGCAATGAATGAGGGTTTTACGCCACCATCCACGCAAGAGATGATCGATTTTTGCCGCGACAAGCTCGCCGGCTATAAAATTCCACGAAAACTTGAAATCATCGATGCACTGCCACGCAACCCGACGGGGAAGATCCAGAAGATGGTTCTGCGAGAACCCTTTTGGAAGAACACGAACCGCCGGATCGGTTAA
- a CDS encoding DUF885 domain-containing protein has translation MTTRSLLSAAVLGATLAIVGCQPGTETASTQVEQVALSESEKANALFEEMFMESVMSSPMSQTYLGIKQDYDKLDDYTEAASAKELERAKANLAKLQTIDVAALDDQTALSWNLMKDQLDQEIASYRWRYHNYPVNQMFGMHSGLPSFMINQHLVRSEDDALAYISRLREFKRVLGELETNLYKRAELGILAPKFVYPYVLSDINNVVSGAPFTDGDDSTLLADFKGKLEQLELDETKKSELLGQAEKALLESVGPGFASLSSTVKAIEAQADTRDGAWKLPDGSEFYNFALARTTTTDMDAQTIHDIGLAEVERIHNEMRAIMKQVGFAGDLQDFFEFTRTDPQFYYPETPEGKQAYLEEATALIDDMKTRLDSLFKVKPKADLVVKAVEPFREKSAGKAFYQRPAPDGSRPGTYYANLYTMKAMPIYQMAALAYHEGIPGHHMQIAIAQELEGIPKFRKFGGYTAYTEGWGLYAELLPKEIGLYEDPYSDFGRLAMELWRACRLVTDTGLHAKRWTREQAIDYLLQNTPNAESDIVKAIERYIVMPSQATAYKVGMLKILELRDKAKSSLGEAFDIREFHDVVLKQGALPLATLESIVDRWINSKRES, from the coding sequence ATGACGACACGAAGTTTATTAAGCGCAGCCGTTCTAGGAGCCACATTAGCAATCGTAGGCTGCCAACCAGGAACCGAGACAGCCAGCACTCAGGTTGAGCAGGTCGCGCTAAGCGAATCTGAGAAGGCCAATGCGCTTTTCGAGGAAATGTTCATGGAAAGCGTCATGAGCTCTCCAATGTCACAAACCTACTTAGGCATTAAACAAGATTACGACAAGCTCGACGACTATACCGAGGCAGCGTCAGCCAAAGAGTTGGAGCGCGCCAAAGCAAATCTAGCGAAGCTTCAAACCATTGACGTAGCGGCACTCGATGACCAGACAGCCCTGAGCTGGAACTTAATGAAAGACCAGCTCGATCAAGAGATCGCGAGCTATCGCTGGCGCTATCACAACTACCCCGTCAACCAGATGTTTGGCATGCATTCGGGCTTACCCTCGTTCATGATCAACCAACACCTCGTGCGCTCAGAAGACGATGCACTTGCCTACATCAGCCGCTTACGAGAGTTCAAACGCGTCCTGGGTGAGTTAGAGACCAACCTCTACAAGCGGGCAGAGCTCGGCATTTTGGCACCAAAGTTTGTCTACCCCTATGTGCTCAGCGATATCAACAATGTGGTGAGCGGCGCGCCCTTTACCGATGGCGATGATTCAACCCTACTGGCGGACTTCAAAGGAAAGCTCGAGCAACTTGAGCTCGACGAGACAAAAAAAAGCGAGCTCCTGGGGCAGGCTGAAAAAGCCCTGCTCGAATCGGTGGGCCCCGGCTTTGCCAGCTTAAGTAGCACGGTAAAAGCGATTGAAGCGCAAGCCGATACCCGCGACGGCGCCTGGAAGCTTCCCGATGGGTCCGAGTTTTACAACTTCGCGCTTGCACGCACGACGACCACGGACATGGATGCGCAGACCATTCACGACATTGGCCTCGCCGAAGTCGAACGTATACATAACGAAATGCGCGCGATCATGAAGCAGGTAGGTTTTGCCGGCGACTTGCAAGACTTCTTTGAGTTCACGCGAACCGATCCTCAGTTTTACTACCCCGAAACCCCTGAGGGCAAGCAGGCCTACCTAGAGGAGGCCACTGCCCTAATCGACGATATGAAAACGCGTTTGGATAGTTTATTCAAGGTCAAGCCCAAAGCGGACTTAGTCGTAAAGGCGGTCGAGCCTTTCCGCGAGAAGTCGGCCGGCAAAGCCTTTTATCAGCGCCCTGCCCCTGATGGCTCGCGTCCAGGAACCTACTACGCCAATCTGTACACCATGAAAGCAATGCCAATTTATCAAATGGCGGCCTTGGCCTATCATGAGGGGATTCCCGGGCACCATATGCAAATCGCGATCGCACAAGAGCTAGAGGGTATACCCAAATTCCGCAAGTTCGGCGGGTACACCGCCTACACCGAGGGTTGGGGCTTATACGCAGAGTTATTGCCCAAAGAAATCGGTCTGTACGAAGACCCTTACAGCGATTTTGGGCGCCTCGCTATGGAGTTATGGCGCGCTTGCCGCTTGGTCACCGACACGGGATTGCACGCCAAACGCTGGACTCGTGAGCAAGCCATTGATTATTTGCTACAAAACACACCCAACGCCGAATCCGACATTGTTAAAGCGATAGAACGCTATATTGTCATGCCTTCACAGGCAACGGCTTATAAAGTGGGCATGTTAAAAATCCTAGAGTTGCGCGACAAAGCCAAATCTAGCCTGGGCGAGGCGTTCGATATTCGTGAATTCCACGATGTGGTCCTAAAGCAGGGGGCGCTCCCATTGGCAACCTTGGAGTCAATTGTAGACCGCTGGATAAACTCGAAACGGGAAAGCTAA